A DNA window from Castanea sativa cultivar Marrone di Chiusa Pesio chromosome 7, ASM4071231v1 contains the following coding sequences:
- the LOC142644703 gene encoding putative disease resistance protein At1g50180 translates to MAEFVVSGVATRLGNLLEQEAKFLYGVSDQFQQLQTELKRMQCFLKEADARQHESEIVMQGVAEMRDLAYDAEDIIATYALKVASNKGGSVQKALKRFACILGEGITVHRVGSKIADIMTKLSNLRKSFEGNCIRESIMQGRGPSSLNETQREQRETYPHPERIVVGLEDDTNKLVVFLLKEEGVASICGMGGLGKTTLAKMVYNHHQVKRHFDRRAWVCISQQFQRRRVWEDILISLLSPSKDQRDDIRTLNNLMLVEKIRQVQQEQTCLVILDDIWKIEDWNILREVFPMENTDSKILLSSRNKNLALYVDPRGLHELQCLNNEKSWELLEKIAISWRSDSLTKTKMEKLGKEMIGYCGGLPLAITILGGLLAAKKIEEWEDVLRHVKSYLYEQPDLRLTNVMGLSYDDLPCHLKPCFLYLAHFPEDFEIPRKELTRMWMGEGFISQIQNRGGREDTMEDVGERYLQELVQRCMVQVGKNGSLGKIRTCRIHDLMREFCVSKAQQENFLQITKNPSTEESNARIGKIRRLAINLESSDNYLEGIKFNKYPYLRSLLYFVPHDNNLYLKESYFKKIRLLRVLNLENFHYYCGNLPDDIGYLIHLRFLSLKNTKIEIVPSSMGNLKCLETLDLRSQEYGMKVPNVFKNMKQLRHLYLPIYYRVSEKLELSNLHYLQTLVNVIPESIHIPSSFRFNRLRSLRTTTFLNEWEWDSDVVQVVSSCPDIYKLNLHRLIKKLPKAHQFSPNLAKLTLWRTGLEEDPMATLEKLSNLKILRLLFNSFLGKNMVCSQRGFPLLQSLVLSELRYLEEWRVYEGAAPNLLHLEIRECWCLMTIPDGLSFIATLQKLEINDMPKSFKDRLDKGGPDFYKVQHVPSLVFQQCDRE, encoded by the exons ATGGCAGAGTTTGTTGTCTCCGGTGTGGCGACAAGGCTTGGTAACTTGCTCGAACAAGAAGCAAAATTCTTGTATGGTGTGAGTGACCAATTTCAGCAGTTACAAACTGAGCTTAAACGGATGCAATGCTTTTTAAAAGAGGCAGATGCAAGGCAACACGAATCAGAGATTGTAATGCAGGGCGTTGCAGAAATGAGAGATCTTGCTTATGATGCTGAAGATATTATTGCAACTTACGCCCTCAAAGTTGCTTCCAACAAGGGAGGAAGCGTACAAAAGGCCCTCAAGAGGTTCGCTTGCATCTTGGGTGAAGGAATTACAGTGCACCGAGTAGGGTCAAAGATTGCAGATATCATGACAAAACTTTCTAATTTGAGAAAGAGTTTTGAAGGCAATTGCATAAGAGAATCAATAATGCAAGGACGCGGACCAAGTTCATTGAATGAGACGCAACGAGAGCAAAGGGAAACTTATCCTCATCCTGAACGTATCGTTGTTGGGTTGGAAGATGATACAAATAAATTGGTGGTGTTTCTATTGAAAGAGGAGGGAGTTGCTTCAATATGTGGTATGGGTGGTCTGGGAAAGACCACTCTTGCCAAGATGGTTTATAACCACCATCAAGTCAAGCGGCACTTTGACCGCCGTGCTTGGGTATGTATCTCTCAACAATTTCAAAGAAGACGGGTTTGGGAAGACATTCTGATTAGCCTTCTCTCTCCATCTAAAGATCAAAGAGACGATATTCGGACCTTGAACAATTTAATGCTCGTTGAGAAAATTCGTCAAGTTCAGCAGGAGCAAACATGTTTGGTAATTCTAGATGATATTTGGAAAATTGAGGATTGGAACATTCTACGTGAAGTCTTCCCAATGGAAAATACTGATAGTAAAATATTGCTTTCCTCTCGTAATAAAAATTTGGCTTTGTATGTGGATCCTAGAGGTCTTCATGAACTACAATGTCTAAATAACGAAAAGAGTTGGGAATTGCTTGAGAAGATCGCAATATCTTGGAGatcag ACTCTCTAACGAAAACTAAGATGGAAAAGTTAGGGAAAGAAATGATTGGATATTGTGGGGGTTTACCATTGGCCATCACTATACTTGGAGGTCTTTTAGCcgcaaagaaaatagaagaatgGGAGGATGTTCTTAGACATGTCAAATCATACCTTTATGAACAACCAGACTTACGACTCACCAACGTAATGGGATTAAGTTATGATGATTTGCCTTGCCACTTGAAACCATGCTTTTTATATTTAGCCCATTTCCCTGAAGATTTTGAGATACCAAGAAAGGAATTGACTCGTATGTGGATGGGAGAAGGCTTTATATCACAAATTCAGAATAGAGGAGGAAGAGAGGATACAATGGAGGATGTGGGAGAGAGATATTTGCAAGAGCTAGTGCAAAGATGCATGGTTCAGGTGGGGAAAAATGGTTCACTTGGAAAGATTAGAACTTGCCGAATCCATGATCTTATGCGAGAATTTTGTGTATCAAAAGCCCAACAGGAAAATTTCCTCCAAATCACCAAGAATCCTTCCACGGAAGAAAGTAATGCACGTATTGGTAAAATTCGAAGACTTGCAATCAATTTGGAATCAAGTGATAATTACCTTGAGGggattaaatttaataaatatcctTACCTTAGGTCTCTTCTCTACTTTGTGCCTCATGACAATAATTTGTATCTTAAAGAATcttatttcaagaaaatcagGTTGCTCAGAGTCTTAAATctagaaaattttcattattattgtgGAAACTTACCTGATGACATTGGATATCTCATACACTTGAGatttttatctttgaaaaataCCAAGATAGAAATCGTGCCATCATCTATGGGCAATTTGAAGTGCTTGGAGACACTAGATTTGCGGTCTCAAGAATATGGTATGAAAGTGCCAAATGTGTTTAAGAACATGAAACAGTTGAGGCATCTATATCTACCCATTTATTATCGGGTAAGTGAGAAGTTGGAATTGTCTAATCTTCATTATTTACAGACATTGGTGAATGTTATCCCTGAAAGTATCCACATTCCCTCAAGTTTTAGATTCAACCGTCTTCGATCTCTTCGCACAACGACTTTTTTAAATGAATGGGAATGGGATTCAGATGTAGTACAAGTAGTATCAAGTTGTCCTGATATATATAAGCTAAATCTACATCGCTTAATAAAGAAGCTCCCAAAAGCTCACCAATTCTCTCCAAATTTGGCCAAGTTGACCTTATGGAGAACTGGTCTTGAGGAAGACCCAATGGCAACATTAGAGAAGTTGTCAAACTTAAAAATCCTCCGCCTTCTTTTTAATTCATTCTTAGGAAAGAATATGGTTTGTTCTCAAAGAGGATTTCCTTTGCTTCAATCTCTTGTCCTTTCTGAATTGAGATATTTAGAGGAATGGAGGGTGTATGAAGGAGCCGCACCCAATCTTTTACATTTGGAAATTAGAGAATGCTGGTGCTTGATGACAATTCCAGATGGATTGAGTTTCATCGCAACCCTCCAGAAATTGGAGATCAATGACATGCCAAAGTCATTCAAAGATAGGCTTGACAAAGGAGGACCTGATTTTTACAAAGTCCAACATGTCCCTTCCCTTGTATTTCAACAATGTGACAGAGAATAA